Genomic window (Juglans microcarpa x Juglans regia isolate MS1-56 chromosome 2S, Jm3101_v1.0, whole genome shotgun sequence):
TATCTTTTTCCTCGAAAAAATTACCTAAGTCTTTTCTGATACCTGGAATATATCTTACTATGGATTATTAATACTGTAAAACCAGGTTGGGTTCAATATGCGAAAAGTTACGAAGGGAAATGTGACAATCAAGATTTGGGACCTAGGAGGGCAAAGGAGGTTTCGTACAATGTGGGAGCGCTATTGCCGTGGTGTCTCAGCAATTGTGTAATGCCTCTAATCTTTGATCTTCTCCTCCTTGTTATGTAAAAAATctctctattatttttaaatactctATACATGCCACTGGGCACGTCATAATCTGTATAAATCGAATTTTTACTCCCTCTAGAGACACACTGAAGCATCTACAGGAAAAATTTGACTCTTTGAGATAAACCTTTGATCATGTGCTACGATAAAAGTCATTTATTAATATCTATTTTCCCTGCTGGCCCATTACAGCTGTGTTTTATTAAGGTTGACGGCAGAAACTATTTTTACTCCTGGTCCATCAGACCTGagttaaaattgaaattagGCATCCAAGTTTGCAGTTCTGCAGAAAATCATAGAGTTTATACAGGCATAGAACCGCATCTTGGAACTCAAGAAAATTGATGATTTGcttgaaaattgaatttatcataagaaaataaataaatctgcaAAATGAGGTGCCTTTATTTTATGTTCGTcttcattgatatatataatatttttacttataaaaaaaaaaatgtttgtcttCAAGGCGTTTCACTTCCTGATTTCTTTTCCCTTTagtgcacttttttttttctttgagcgcCAGGGTGTGATTGCTATGCATTCATGCGGGTTTTATCGTTTATAAATTGCATGAAATTATGGTATCATATGGCCATTTTCAACAAGACGGCAATATAAGGATTACCAAAATGACTATGCTGTATATTTCCTCTACACCTTTTGCCAAACTCCTCAAAACAAAGGAAACTTGAAAGATCAATTCGATATTTAAGAAGTGGAAGGGGTAGACAAAGCTGGAATCTTAATGATCTATTCCATCCGAGTAGATGCAAGTCATCCATTTTTCCTATTGCAAGTTGTCCATTTCACTAACCATATTAGCACATGATGGATGGTAGTTTCTTTGCTCAGATGGGCGTGAATCGTGATAGCCTCTATATGTTTCATTTAAGTCAATGGCAAAGTTATATTCAATTATATTCACTTCTTTGTTCTTGTTCATGATGGATGCAAAAACAGGTATGTAGTTGATGCTGCTGATAGAGACAGTGTTCCCATATCTCGAAGTGAGCTACATGACCTTTTGATGAAACCATCTTTAAGTGGAATTCCTTTACTTGTGCTTGGCAACAAAATTGACAGGTCAGAAGCACTTTCCAAGCAAGCATTGATGGATCAGCTGTAAGTTCAAAGAACCTTACAAAAAGTGGAATTATATTGCAAACAAATATTTGTTTCCAGTTCTCATTCTCTATATGATTTCTAAATATTTGTGGTTTCAGGGGCCTTGAATCACTTGAAGACAGAGAGGTGTCCTGCTATATGATCTCGTGCAAGGATTCCATAAACAT
Coding sequences:
- the LOC121252325 gene encoding ADP-ribosylation factor-like protein 8c isoform X2, with product MELSLVGLQNAGKTSLVNAIATGGYSEDMIPTVGFNMRKVTKGNVTIKIWDLGGQRRFRTMWERYCRGVSAIVYVVDAADRDSVPISRSELHDLLMKPSLSGIPLLVLGNKIDRSEALSKQALMDQLGLESLEDREVSCYMISCKDSINIDVVIDWLIKHSKTAK
- the LOC121252325 gene encoding ADP-ribosylation factor-like protein 8c isoform X1 — encoded protein: MGLWDSFLNWLQSLFFKQEMELSLVGLQNAGKTSLVNAIATGGYSEDMIPTVGFNMRKVTKGNVTIKIWDLGGQRRFRTMWERYCRGVSAIVYVVDAADRDSVPISRSELHDLLMKPSLSGIPLLVLGNKIDRSEALSKQALMDQLGLESLEDREVSCYMISCKDSINIDVVIDWLIKHSKTAK